In Lathyrus oleraceus cultivar Zhongwan6 chromosome 2, CAAS_Psat_ZW6_1.0, whole genome shotgun sequence, the DNA window CAAGTCCGGCGTATCCCTATAGAAAAGGGCGTGTTGGATATGGACGCTTAGAGCAGTCTATAGTAAGTATCTATAAATTGCATTGATATACTTGTTATATTTGATCATATTTTGTCATGAGTTATATTTGATCATATTATGCTTAATGTGTAGTTAACAAAGGAGAATAGTTCTGAAACATCTCTTCCggcacatgttttgtggaaggaagcccgtgtcGGTAAGGATGGAAAGATTAAAGAAGACGTTCAACAAATATTTGAGAAATGTGTAAGTATAGCATTATTTAAGACAATAACACTTTGACTTTGACACTTTTGAATCGTCCAATTTCGAACACTTTGACTTTGACACTTACTTAAGACAATAACATTACTATTGTGTGTATGTTCATATGATTTTCAGGAGACTCTATCTCAATCTATAGTTCCATATGAAGACACTGATTGCAGGAGCATACTGAGTCGAGCATTAGATGTTCCcgagtattctggtcgggtgaggggcAAGGGATTTGGGATCACTCAAAAATCCTTGaatattaaaaaacaaaagaCTCCTAGCAATAAAGAACTGCAGCAAACTTTGGAAGCATTAAAAGCTGAAGTTCTTGAATTAAGAAAGGAAAGAGAAAGAGATCGAGCAGCGGGTTTTAAAGATACTAGTGACAAAGATAGTATCAATTGTAATTTTCAACCGACTATTCCAGAGGTAATTATATATCTTATTATGAAATTAAATTAGCTTAATTTATTTAATTGTCATATATACACATTAAAAATGTCatatttattattggttttagggcatttcaccttgtcacCTCTACTTAGCGAGACCGACttatcggatggttggcaaggggAAAGTTCATAACAATTTGGGTGAATTACTTCACACTAAACCGCTCCCTACTGGATCTTTGAAAGTCTCGGTTGATATTGCTTTGGAGAAGGATGCGTTATTACCACATCCTGACGATGTTTCGGATGCAACTTTATTGGGAGATGCCATAGGTTcatttgttgcatggccgacagACCTCATTAtcgtaggatatgaggtatgcttaaaaccATTATGAACCTTTAGGTATTCAAATTTTTTACGCGCATTTTACGTACACATTTTTTACATGTTAATGTTAAttagactcccacaaaatccaaagCAAAAGATAAGGGGATTGCGCGGgaaatcgagtcagttgcatcgCAAAAAGAGGTACATCACAATTATATGCTATTTAGATTCCTGTTAATTCGTCATCTTACACTTCACCTTACTAATTATATGATATTTAGATTCCTGTTGCTAAGAAGACTGAAATTTCCAAGAGGACCGGGGCTAAAAAGAAAAATCCTTCCAAGTATAGAGCGTGCCTCCATACATATTTAGAAACGACAGATATTTCGGATGGATGTGTTCGTTTAATACCTATGGATGGAGCTATTTTTGGTTTTGAGTATGCCGAGCCATTGGGTAAAGAggattttgatcaaattttgtATCATACGCAATTAAGCGTTGGTGTTATCAACACATACATGAGGTATATCCGATCTACTTTGTTTAAATTCTTGAACAAGTTATTTACTCGTTTCATATGAATAGTCTaaatgttaatgatgtttttatataAGGTATTTATATGACAAATTGATGGGTCCGCGTGGGTTGGAGCAAAGATTCTCATTCTTAAATCCCATGAAAACGAACTTAACCGAAATGATAAGAAAACCAGATGAAGTCAGGACGTATGTAGTCGAGCGCTTTATGGCCGACACAGATAGAGAAAAGTTGTTCTTTTTACCATTTAATACCGGCGACGGGTTAGTTCTTCAATCTAAATTCATCTGTTataatttttcatattttgaCGTCGTGTAGAAAGTTTCCATCTAACATTTGTTTtattacagtggacattggttgttggTCGCGATAAATCCTTTTAAAGAAATTGTGTATTATTTGGATTCTTTACACAAGGATTGGACAACATACCCTGCTATGAAGACGATAGTTGACACGTAAGTGCAAATAACCCAATATTCGTGTGTATACTTATTTatttatgtgaattgttctaaaTATTCGTTTATATTTCATTATAGCattatacaaactgttcgagcACAAAGAAAAATTCAAGTACCAAAGAGAAAAGCCAATAACATTACATGGAATAGAGTGGAGGTATATTAATTATCACAATTTTgattatattagtgatgacacaTGATAAAACTTAGGATATTTATCCATATTGTTTTTCCATGTGTAGTGTCCTCGACAGCGTAATAATATAGATTGTGGATATTACACGTTGAGGTTTATGAAAGAAACTCTTCTTATGGATCGAACAGATATTCCATCTGATGTATGgatttctaacttatgagttattttcATATTTAACACATATTTCTCATAATTAAATAGATTTAACTAAATCATActatgttatattattatgtagtactttgatgaatatAGATGTGCTTATTACTCAAAAGATCAGTTGGATGAAATTAAAGaggaattgtgtcaattcattatcGAGCTACAGGTTTTGTGAGGTATTGAACTCTTACTTTAATTTTGAATGTGATCTGAATAACTTTGAGTGAATTCCATTTGCTTACTACAATCTTTATTTGGTGTTGTTTCAGGTTATATAGCATATTTAGAAGATAGAACTAGAAT includes these proteins:
- the LOC127123721 gene encoding uncharacterized protein LOC127123721, producing MHVINENRLSPRFRSQWYTLFFDSDNFFPDFTVAVLLQKTCFHSEFGRIEFIFESFGPFVGYHMASNEDHPHGDETVGGAEREIKRGITVMKKVIRDRDRGVLIKVHWNEGGQLIEPNGSTLTSFIGALVRNEVPITCDNWRNKQLNEAKDKIWSEIKRCFDIEENRRDHCLKLAGKLLRGFRTFLSTTFLRDTEGTFVDAELPSKYASLISPKEWETFKSKRKTQEFKSVSETNRQRASSPAYPYRKGRVGYGRLEQSILTKENSSETSLPAHVLWKEARVGKDGKIKEDVQQIFEKCETLSQSIVPYEDTDCRSILSRALDVPEYSGRVRGKGFGITQKSLNIKKQKTPSNKELQQTLEALKAEVLELRKERERDRAAGFKDTSDKDSINCNFQPTIPEGISPCHLYLARPTYRMVGKGKVHNNLGELLHTKPLPTGSLKVSVDIALEKDALLPHPDDVSDATLLGDAIGSFVAWPTDLIIVGYETPTKSKAKDKGIAREIESVASQKEIPVAKKTEISKRTGAKKKNPSKYRACLHTYLETTDISDGCVRLIPMDGAIFGFEYAEPLGKEDFDQILYHTQLSVGVINTYMRYLYDKLMGPRGLEQRFSFLNPMKTNLTEMIRKPDEVRTYVVERFMADTDREKLFFLPFNTGDGLVLQSKFICYNFSYFDVV